One Cricetulus griseus strain 17A/GY chromosome 5, alternate assembly CriGri-PICRH-1.0, whole genome shotgun sequence genomic window carries:
- the Diras1 gene encoding GTP-binding protein Di-Ras1: MPEQSNDYRVVVFGAGGVGKSSLVLRFVKGTFRDTYIPTIEDTYRQVISCDKSVCTLQITDTTGSHQFPAMQRLSISKGHAFILVFSVTSKQSLDELSPIYKLIVQIKGSVEDIPIMLVGNKCDETQREVHTREAQAVAQEWKCAFMETSAKMNYNVKELFQELLTLETRRSVSLSVDGKRSSKQKRADRIKGKCALM, translated from the coding sequence ATGCCAGAACAGAGCAATGACTACCGTGTGGTCGTGTTCGGCGCAGGCGGTGTGGGCAAGAGCTCGCTGGTGCTCCGCTTTGTGAAGGGAACGTTTCGTGACACCTACATCCCCACCATAGAGGACACATACCGGCAGGTGATCAGCTGTGACAAGAGCGTGTGCACACTGCAGATCACAGACACGACGGGGAGCCACCAGTTCCCAGCCATGCAGCGTCTGTCCATTTCCAAGGGCCATGCCTTCATCCTGGTGTTTTCCGTGACCAGCAAGCAGTCGCTGGACGAGCTGAGCCCCATCTACAAGCTGATCGTGCAGATCAAGGGCAGCGTGGAGGACATCCCCATCATGCTGGTGGGGAACAAGTGCGACGAGACGCAGCGGGAGGTGCACACCCGCGAGGCCCAGGCCGTGGCGCAGGAGTGGAAGTGCGCCTTCATGGAGACCTCGGCCAAGATGAACTACAACGTGAAGGAGCTGTTCCAGGAGCTGCTGACGCTTGAGACGCGCCGCAGCGTCAGCCTCAGCGTAGACGGCAAGCGCTCCAGCAAGCAGAAGAGGGCGGACCGCATCAAGGGCAAGTGCGCGCTCATGTGA